The sequence CCATTTACTTGCTGAAACCCCGGATATTGGCCATCCCTGCGATTACATTAGACTGGGTTACCGAAAATTCCCTGTTACTAGCCACATTGTTTTTTACCGAGCAATTTCTGAAGCTAAAATTGAAGTTGTTCGCATTCTTCATAAAAAAATGGATGCAAAACCTCACATCTGCGAGCCATAACGCCCTCCAGCAGGGGTCGGAACGGAGGTCCGCTGGCTGGCTGGTTATGCACTGAACTAGGATTTCCTAGTCATTGCAATTATTACTGGCCGTTACTGGTACTTAAAATAATGTTCTCCCCACAGCCGGAACTTGCGATTAAATCGATTGCATTAATAACAGTTTCATAAGGGGCCAACGGGTTGTTAACCAGATGAAACTTTGTTTCAGATGTACAATTTAACCCTTCTAACTCTAACCTTAAATTATCGACAATCTTTCCGTTGAGGTGATAAGCGTTACCCTTATTAATCAGCTCATAGTTGACTTTTCCACCGGCGCAAGAACAGACTAGGAGGAAAGAAACAATTGTATATATACTTCTCATACTTTATGCATAACGCTCACAACACGGGCCGGAGCTGCGTAGCAGCGGAGGCCAAGCAGCGATGCGAGCGTGATTGTGCTTGTTAGCATTACTTGACTCCAATTACGACTAGGCCTATGCCGAGTAGACCAAAAGCACTTGAAAAAGCCGATAACTGTTTATGCTTTTTAAAACCGAAAGACATAAGCATCGCTCCAACCAGTGACAGGCAAGATAAAATTAATGCAATTACTAAAGTGACAATAATTGCCTGCTCTTCTGTAAACCCGACACCGGAAATAATTTGTATTTCAGAAGGTGGTTTCTCCGACGAGAACAGACGAAAACCATTCGCATACAAAGCCGAAAGAAATGTTTGAATTCCGTCGTTTTTAAGCCAAGCGTAATGCGCAGTTTTTATGAGCGCTAGACTAAATACTGAGAGTATAAATGTACAAACTGAAAATATTTTCGTTTTCATACTGAATGCCAACACCCATGTATGCTAACCCAAACCGAGAGCGTAGTGGAGCGCATAAAATGGCCGCAGGCCATGCGCGAAACGGAGCAAAGGTTTGGGTTCGGCATGACATGCTTGTTAACTATTTGCATTTAAACCTCGGTGGATTTTCCATACATATAGATACCAGAATATTGGCATAGCTAAAATACTGCCCAAAAACAAAATTGTAGCCCATACGGCTCTTCTTTTGGGAACATATGATGTTTTGAAAAGGTATACCATGTAGCTCAAAAATAGGACCCAACTGTAAACAACCATGCCTGAATGAATCTTATGGACACGGTCAAAATCTATGTCATTCATATTTTCTAGCGTAACGCTGTGCATCAATCCCATGAAGTACACGATATAGATCAAAGGAGCGATAGTGGCTGCAAACCATGCCAAACAAAGATATTTATTCTTCATGCCGAGTCATTAGTTAACGCCCCGCAGCAGCGGCCGGAGTGGAGGAGCTTATTTTTACGGTAGCGTAGCGTTTACCGTGAAAATAAGCTCCGGAACGTAGGTCCTGCTGGCTGGGTTTATGTGATGCATTAAATATGGTTACAATCAAGCGGACGGCTTGTAATTAAATTTATACACTGAAACAATGAAATATATCACTGCTTCGGGATATAAACATCATAGAAATCACATGCGCCGTATCTTGTTGTTCCGTTCTCTACAGCTCGGATATGAACCCTCATATTCGACGCAAAAGCCATTAAGAAAGTACTATAAGCAGCTCGATCATAATCTTTTGTTAAGTCCATCCAAACACGAGAACACTCCGTCGTACCATCATTGATACTTTGAGGGAGCGTAACTAATCCTGTAGTCCCCTCGACCCTCACTGCACCAATATTTCCAACAGAAGAACTCGTAGCACCTAACACGTTCGTGCATAATAATAGTATTGAAATTGATAAAACCCTTTTCAAAATAATTCTCCTACAACGTTTACAGTCGTGGTAGAACGCCCCGTTACCGAGACGCCCCCACACAGATCCGGACGTGCGGAATTACCGCATCCGGCTCTTCATTAATATCATTGCCCGTGTAAGACACAAGCCCTCTCACAATACCAGTCAACAACAACCCGTAACTTACGCACGCGCATCGACTGGAACTCAAATTGGTTAAGCATCCGCTTCGTCCCAAGCCAAGTGTAACTCTTACGTTGGCTGCGACGATTAAGCCATTTATAAAGGCTTATTAGTACATGGTCAAACACTCTTCCTACGCTGCGACTATTACCACTCAGTGCAAAGTAGTTGCGAAACCCCTGAACCTTACGATTCAGCTCGGGAATGAGCCGATCTAATCGTTGGTGACGATTCGCTTTGATCCATGTATAGAACGATGCCAGCGCCGATCGGTGTTTCTTGCGGCTCGTTTCTCGGCGTACCCTGGCCTCACCTCCGAAGTCCTGCTCCCCAAACAACCGGAAACCTAAGAACTCGAAATACGAGGACTGAGTAGGATGAAATCGACTGAAGCGTTTCAGGGCTGTCTTTTCTGCCGCAACTTCCAGATCAAATTGCTTTAATCGGGCAGGCAGCGCATGATAAAACCGCCCTGCTTCGTCTTTATATTGAAAAGCCACCACAAAATCATCCGCATAGCGAATGAGCATGGCATGTCCCTGTAAATGGGGCCTGATCACTTTCTCAAACCACAAATCCAGTACGTAATGCAGGTAGATGTTGGCAAGCACCGGACTGATGACTCCACCCTGTGGGGTACCCGTCTTTGGCTTACAATAGCAACCTGCTGGCTCTACAACGCGTGCTTTTAACCACTGATTGACTAGGCTCAGCAAGGCTCCATCGTCGATCTTCTGCGCTAACATCTTCTGCAGCCAATCATGGTTCATATTGTCGAAGAAGCCTCTGATATCAGCCTCCACAATATAACCGTAACTGCCGTACTGTAGGTTCATTTGTAAACTATGAACCGCTTGGTGAGCACTTTTTCTAGGACGGTAGCCGTAGCTGAACCGCATAAAGTCAGGCTCCCAGATGCTTTGCAAAATGGATGAGACGCTTTGCTGAACAATTTTGTCTTCTAACGTTGGCAACCCCAAGGGGCGCTGTTTTCCGTTAGCTTTGGGAATATAGACCCGCTTGACGTCACTGACTCGATAACGTTTCCGCTCGAGCTGTTCAGCCAACGCAGATAGATTGCCCATCAATCGCTCCTCATAGTCGGGTGCCGTAACACCGTCAATGCCAGGAGCTGAGGTTTTATTGAGATGAAGCCACCCATGAAGCAGTGTGTTCGCCGTCAATTGTCCGTAGAGATTTTGAAAGCGATGCTTTGAGTGTGTTTGTGCCTTAAATGCTATGGCGTTTAATTCGGTTGTCATAGTTACTCCAGCCCTACTTTGTCCGGACTATGTGTCTGTTAAACGCCGCGATACCAATGTCAGCCCCTTCGCCATGTAGGCGGCTTTCCCGCCCTCGGACTACTATGAACTGATCCGACTTCCAGTGGGCCTTCGGTGACCTCGCTTTTTACTCAGCTCCCCTACCCAATCCATCGGGAGCACCACTGGATCTCACAAGTTCCTGCCAAAACTCTTTATACATGCCACGGTTTGATAACTCCGTTAGGTCTTCACAATCTCGCCACTTGACGATTGTTCAGCATGGACTTCAGTCGCGTTACAAACCTCGTCACCTAAGACTCGCTATTTTCGGAGCGATACCAACTCTTCAGGGCCACGGCAGCCCCTATGGCCTGCATAATTCTCTGTCTACGCTTCACGCTGCTTGTTCATCCGTGCTTCCTGCCTCACAAATGCTCCTAATTTAAGACTCCGCACAACGCGCAAGACTCGATACGGGTGAGTGGCTAGCTCTTACCCGACAGGGACTCTCACCCTGCTAGTTTCGACAAGCTTCTTGTCGCACTAACGCCGTGCAGCAACGGCCGTAGTGGAGGAGCTTTTATTTGAGCTAGCGTAGCGTACAGCACAAATATAAGCTCCGGAACGGAGGTCCTGTTGACTGACTTGGTTATGCCTATTTTTCACACACTTCATCTTCAGAAAGCAGCTTTATCGAAGATAGCTGAGCATTCAAATTCCTATGGATGCCAAACATGAACCTTTTTGTACAATTCTTGGTTGTGTGTTTATAAAAACATTTATTCTCATAACAGAAGTCGAATACGAGGTGTTCAATATCTGCATCTTTCACGCTTTTTTTTATCTTTTCATGATCTTTTGATAGCTCATATCGAACGAAGCTTATAGCTATTACTAAAACAATGACTACCGATAATGTAACTATTGAAATAGCCTTTATAATCAATTTCATTGAATATCTATAAATATTGTGTTCCCGCATAACGCCGTTAGCAACGGCCGTAGTGGAGGCGCGCAAGCGCCGGAATGGAGGTCCAGCCCCGAAGGGGCGAGGTTGGCTAACCTTGTTAAATGCATTACTATACGCATACCAATGCGCATAATGCTAGACCTTTGAGGTATTTCTATGCAGAAGCTATATGACACTGAAGCCCCCAAAAAGCCAACAAACCTCAGTATAAACAGTGACTTACTGGCGAAAACTCGAGCTCTAAACATAAACCTTTCAGCTACCCTTGAGCAGGCTCTCCGCGATGAGCTAGCCCAAGCAGAAGGTACAAAATGGGCTAAAGCCAACAAAGCGGCGATTAAGGCATACAACACTTTTGTTGAGGAAAATGGCTGTTTCGGAGATGAGTTTAGGACTTTTTAATGGCTCAATTCGACGTATACCCAAACCCGAGCAAGCAAACCAAGAAGCACTACCCCTACTTACTTGATATTCAGAGCCCGTACATCTCTGACATTACCACCAGAATAGTTATTCCACTAGGTTATGCCGCACTCTTTAAATATGAAGCTATGACAATTCTCACTCCTGAGATTTCATTTGAGGATGATCTAATTCTACTTTTAACACCGCAAATATCTTCTGTTCCTGCAAAAATACTAAAAGAACCCATCGGATCACTTTCTCATTTCCGCGAGAAAATTATTAACTCGCTGGATTTCGCTGTAGCGGGCATTTAACGAGACTGTCGAATAACCCCGATACATCTAAATCCAGCGTTCGATTTTAGACAACCGTTATTTTAATGCGGTTGCTAAAAAATATCAGCCACGACGTTATTTACATCTATTTTTAAAAAATAGTTACCCCTTCCTCAGGCATAACTCCCGTATTTCTGTATTTTTACCAAGTTATGTACCGCACAGAATAAATACCATTGTCCGGACACCTTTTTAAGACCTCTCAAGCTAAACCAGCGCAACCCCATTATGTGTTTCATATGCGCAAATACGGGTTCGACAATACCAATGCGATCCGAGTAGATGGCCCTGCCTTCCGGACTGTCCATTTTGCGCTTCATTCGGTCAATGGCGCGACTGTTGTTTTTAGGGGTGTCTTTGCGGATACTCACCTGTCTGCCGCGGTCTTTGACCCCATTACGTAAACATTGTGCTTGCATCGAGCAGTTTTTACAGTCGTTGAGGTAACCTTCAAAGCGAATGTAGTCGACACCTTTGTTTTGATATCCCGAGGAGCAGAGCCAGAGTTCTTTTCCCGCTGGGCACCAACAGCGTTGTGCTTGCGAGTCATAGTCGAAGTCGCTGGATTGAAAGTATTTCTGCTTCCTTGCCTTCGGCTTTTTATCTTGGTGATCCACAAATCTCGCATCACGTTTACGATAGAGGGTATCCGCAATATAGGCATTTACGCCTTTCTCTGCGCAATAGTCTAAATTCGCCCCGCTATGAAACCCCGCATCTGCCAGTAGATGGCAACCATCTAGCCTGTCGGATGCAAGGAGTTTATCAACCATGGGCTGGAGTGTGGATTGTTCGCTATCACCGGTTACATCGGCATTGACAATGACCTGGTTCAGTTTATCGGTTGCGGCCAAACCGACGTACCCTTGTAACGCACCACCGTTACCGGACATCATATTGGCGCTATCAGGATCGGTGAGGTTGGTCTTACGAATTTTTCCGTTATGTCCCCGTTTATCCACCAACTCACTGAGGGCGGTTTTTAGCTTTTTATTGATGCGTTTGAGCTTTTGTATCTGTTTTTCTTCTTTTTCACGCACCGTGGTGTTTACCACGCCCTCAGCATCTTCTTGACGATGCCGCGCCATCACCCGTCTTACCGCACGTTGAATTTTTTTATGTTTTTTAGTGAAGTCGGCCTTAGTTCCTGACCATTCCTTCGAGGCGTTTGAGGGAATTTTGCAGCCGTCCAAGGCCAGGGTGTCACCACCGATCAGCCCCAGGCAATCACACTGCAAGACGATTTCTATAAATAGGCCTTCAAGGCGCTGAGGATTCTTTGAAACAAACGCGGCAATAGTGGAATGATCCGGGGTTAGAAAACCAGAGAGTGCCATGAACACCGTATTGTACCGGCACAAATGTTCGATTTTACGGCTGCTGGTTATTCCGCGATGATACGCAGAAAGTATGACCTTGAGGAGAGTGCCCGGGCTATATGCCGATGCGCCACCCGCATCGTTGTTAAAATCGCTTTCAAACGACGAGAGATCTAACACATGATCGACAATCAAGCAGACTGTCGCCTCAAAGCTGCCCTCTGTTATTTGTTCTTCGGGAATAACAGCGACAAATTCCCCCTGTTTATCATTACCTTGCTTGTAATGCGCCATGCCAGACTCCGTTAAGCGGCGGTAGAGTCTATTTTAACCCTTTAGAAGCTTCCGTTCTCCAGGTTTTTGATGATTTTTCGAGTTTTTCGACAGCTTCAACGCCCAGCACAGGGGCCGTAATGTAGGCGCGAAGCGTAAGCGCCAATCCAACCCCACCCTACACAAGGTTGGCATTCCAAGGTAATAAAGCTTCAACATCCTCAATGCTATGCGCATTGGGAAGCTCTTTAAAAACGTGAGTTAAATAGTCGTAGATATTAAGTTTATTAGCTTTAGCGGTTTCGATTAGACTATAGAGGTTTGCGCTGGCTTTCGCCCCTGCCTGACTTTTACTAAACAACCAGTTCTTACGGCCAATGGTAAATGGCCTGATGGCGCGTTCAGCGGCGTTGTTATCCATGGGATATCGACCGTCCTCCAGATAGGCGACCAGCCGCTCCCACTGATTATTGAGATACACCAACGCCTTACCAATCGCCGTTTTTGGTGGCACGGTGTTCAGGCTCTTTTCCATCCAGTCTTTGAGTTTTTTGAGGACAGGCGAAGCTTCTTGGTGTCGAATCGCAAAGCGTTCATCGGGCGGTTCGTCTTTTATACGTTTTTCGATGGCATAAAGACGCCGTATAAAGGCGAGTGCCTGATCCGCTTTGCCGGCTTTTCCCTTTTTCTGGAGATCTTGCGCCTCTTTAAACTTACGTCGGGCATGGGCCCAGCACCCTAAGCGCGTAATACCGTAGTCGTCACAGGCTTTTTGATACCCCTCATAACCATCAACCATAATGGCGGTGTTTTCGGCACCTAACAGATCAAGCGGAATCTGTTGGCCGCGACTGTCTGCGTAATGGAAGATGCAGGCGGGTTGTTCACCGTCATGTGCCATGACCCACATGTAACTTTT comes from Teredinibacter turnerae and encodes:
- a CDS encoding type II toxin-antitoxin system RelE/ParE family toxin, with the translated sequence MKTFELTNRAKFDLKSIAAYTQRKWGREQRRVYLRQFDDAFHLLAETPDIGHPCDYIRLGYRKFPVTSHIVFYRAISEAKIEVVRILHKKMDAKPHICEP
- a CDS encoding CcdB family protein, with translation MAQFDVYPNPSKQTKKHYPYLLDIQSPYISDITTRIVIPLGYAALFKYEAMTILTPEISFEDDLILLLTPQISSVPAKILKEPIGSLSHFREKIINSLDFAVAGI
- a CDS encoding IS1182 family transposase → MAHYKQGNDKQGEFVAVIPEEQITEGSFEATVCLIVDHVLDLSSFESDFNNDAGGASAYSPGTLLKVILSAYHRGITSSRKIEHLCRYNTVFMALSGFLTPDHSTIAAFVSKNPQRLEGLFIEIVLQCDCLGLIGGDTLALDGCKIPSNASKEWSGTKADFTKKHKKIQRAVRRVMARHRQEDAEGVVNTTVREKEEKQIQKLKRINKKLKTALSELVDKRGHNGKIRKTNLTDPDSANMMSGNGGALQGYVGLAATDKLNQVIVNADVTGDSEQSTLQPMVDKLLASDRLDGCHLLADAGFHSGANLDYCAEKGVNAYIADTLYRKRDARFVDHQDKKPKARKQKYFQSSDFDYDSQAQRCWCPAGKELWLCSSGYQNKGVDYIRFEGYLNDCKNCSMQAQCLRNGVKDRGRQVSIRKDTPKNNSRAIDRMKRKMDSPEGRAIYSDRIGIVEPVFAHMKHIMGLRWFSLRGLKKVSGQWYLFCAVHNLVKIQKYGSYA
- a CDS encoding type II toxin-antitoxin system CcdA family antitoxin; amino-acid sequence: MQKLYDTEAPKKPTNLSINSDLLAKTRALNINLSATLEQALRDELAQAEGTKWAKANKAAIKAYNTFVEENGCFGDEFRTF
- the ltrA gene encoding group II intron reverse transcriptase/maturase, which gives rise to MTTELNAIAFKAQTHSKHRFQNLYGQLTANTLLHGWLHLNKTSAPGIDGVTAPDYEERLMGNLSALAEQLERKRYRVSDVKRVYIPKANGKQRPLGLPTLEDKIVQQSVSSILQSIWEPDFMRFSYGYRPRKSAHQAVHSLQMNLQYGSYGYIVEADIRGFFDNMNHDWLQKMLAQKIDDGALLSLVNQWLKARVVEPAGCYCKPKTGTPQGGVISPVLANIYLHYVLDLWFEKVIRPHLQGHAMLIRYADDFVVAFQYKDEAGRFYHALPARLKQFDLEVAAEKTALKRFSRFHPTQSSYFEFLGFRLFGEQDFGGEARVRRETSRKKHRSALASFYTWIKANRHQRLDRLIPELNRKVQGFRNYFALSGNSRSVGRVFDHVLISLYKWLNRRSQRKSYTWLGTKRMLNQFEFQSMRVRKLRVVVDWYCERACVLHGQ